In the Setaria italica strain Yugu1 chromosome VI, Setaria_italica_v2.0, whole genome shotgun sequence genome, one interval contains:
- the LOC101776535 gene encoding BTB/POZ and MATH domain-containing protein 1, which yields MFVSLDFIISVVELELKEVVTSHNGRADEFGVGGIVKGYGTHQFKVIGYNQNIYNFPISSGTFNIGGYDWRLVYYPRVRSRNEFDNDDYIEVDLELLSKAEVRVMVDLFFFNQITNLPYAVACTKEPMRLTKKIVWAACDLMKLSELESSGYVRDDSIIIQCQVTVILLPGVPKTKSLCEIEVPPPEMAQQFGMLLEDMASADVTFEVGGKSFHAHRLVLAARSPVFKAQLFGSMRDTRMESLVIGEMDPAVFKALLHYIYNESLPNMDSADRANRHEMLCHLLEAADRYAIERLKIICERMLLMDLDVENVAMTLALAEQQHCKQLTHACLEFMEPPEKMEAVVATEGYNKLKREYPALLFKVWEWSVHRSSKN from the exons ATGTTTGTTTCTCTTGATTTCATTATctctgtggtggagttggagctcaaggaggtg GTCACATCCCACAATGGCAGGGCAGACGAATTCGGTGTCGGTGGTATAGTGAAGGGTTACGGCACACATCAATTCAAAGTCATTGGGTACAACCAAAATATTTACAACTTCCCCATCAGCTCTGGAACATTCAACATTGGAGGGTATGATTGGAGACTGGTGTACTACCCAAGGGTCCGTAGCCGTAATGAGTTCGACAATGATGACTACATTGAGGTGGACCTTGAGCTGCTCAGCAAAGCTGAGGTAAGGGTGATGGTCgacctcttcttcttcaaccAGATCACAAATCTTCCATACGCTGTTGCCTGCACAAAGGAGCCTATGAGACTAACAAAGAAGATTGTTTGGGCAGCCTGTGATCTTATGAAGCTGAGTGAATTGGAAAGTTCAGGATATGTCCGTGATGATAGCATCATCATCCAGTGTCAGGTGACCGTGATCCTTTTGCCTGGTGTTCCCAAGACCAAATCATTGTGCGAGATTGAGGTACCGCCACCGGAAATGGCACAACAGTTTGGAATGCTGCTGGAGGATATGGCAAGCGCTGATGTTACCTTTGAAGTTGGAGGGAAGTCTTTCCATGCCCATAGGTTGGTGCTTGCAGCCCGTTCTCCAGTCTTCAAGGCACAGCTGTTTGGGTCCATGAGGGACACAAGGATGGAGTCCTTAGTAATTGGTGAAATGGACCCTGCAGTTTTCAAGGCCTTGCTGCACTACATATACAATGAATCGTTGCCCAACATGGATAGTGCTGATAGAGCTAACAGGCATGAAATGTTGTGCCATCTGCTAGAGGCAGCTGACCGCTACGCCATCGAGAGGCTTAAGATCATCTGTGAGCGCATGCTGTTGATGGATCTTGATGTGGAAAATGTGGCAATGACACTAGCTCTAGCTGAACAGCAGCATTGCAAACAGCTTACTCATGCTTGCTTAGAGTTTATGGAACCACCCGAAAAAATGGAAGCTGTGGTGGCAACTGAAGGATACAACAAATTGAAGAGAGAGTACCCCGCTCTTTTATTCAAAGTGTGGGAGTGGAGTGTCCATCGCAGCAGCAAGAACTGA